A single genomic interval of Sesamum indicum cultivar Zhongzhi No. 13 unplaced genomic scaffold, S_indicum_v1.0 scaffold00109, whole genome shotgun sequence harbors:
- the LOC105178858 gene encoding transcription factor MYB108, protein MDHHHHHQDANKLVSRMNYMSDDQEEELTDIRRGPWTVDEDFTLINYIAHHGEGRWNSLARSAGLKRTGKSCRLRWLNYLRPDVRRGNITLEEQLLILELHSRWGNRWSKIAQHLPGRTDNEIKNYWRTRVQKHAKQLKCDVNSKQFKDTMRYLWMPRLVERIQAAAASSSGGGTTAAVASSSTNTSAYLFNNQNSTTTLDMGSSTINTLGQPNTLTPENSSAAASSDSLGTPVSELTECYNNYPVVNNNQDYFPGNQNMSYSYGDQSLTSPTTAGYFSQGLEFMEQNSEWMDGADDGLDSLWNVDDMWFLQQQQQFNSNA, encoded by the exons atggatcatcatcatcatcatcaggaTGCTAATAAACTAGTTTCAAGAATGAATTACATGAGTGATGATCAAGAGGAGGAATTGACGGACATCAGAAGAGGGCCGTGGACTGTTGATGAAGACTTCACCCTCATCAACTACATAGCTCATCATGGAGAAGGTCGCTGGAACTCTCTTGCTCGATCTGCTG GCCTCAAGAGAACTGGGAAGAGCTGCAGATTGAGATGGTTGAACTATTTGCGTCCAGACGTTCGTCGTGGAAATATCACTCTTGAAGAACAGCTCTTGATTCTTGAACTCCATTCTCGTTGGGGCAATAG gtggtCGAAAATAGCTCAACATTTGCCTGGTAGAACTGACAATGAGATCAAGAACTACTGGCGGACACGGGTCCAAAAGCATGCTAAGCAGCTCAAATGTGACGTCAACAGCAAGCAATTCAAGGACACCATGCGTTACCTTTGGATGCCAAGATTAGTTGAGAGAATCCAAGCTGCCGCCGCCTCCTCCTCTGGTGGAGGTACCACGGCGGCAGTGGCCTCCTCTTCCACCAACACTAGTGCTTACCTCTTCAACAATCAAAACAGCACAACTACTCTTGACATGGGCTCATCTACAATTAATACACTGGGGCAGCCCAATACATTGACGCCGGAAAACTCGAGCGCCGCCGCATCCTCAGACTCTTTGGGGACGCCGGTTTCTGAGCTGACGGAGTGTTACAACAACTATCCAGTAGTCAACAATAATCAAGATTATTTTCCGGGGAATCAGAATATGTCTTATAGTTATGGTGATCAATCTTTAACCAGCCCCACTACAGCAGGCTACTTTAGCCAAGGGTTGGAATTCATGGAGCAAAACAGTGAGTGGATGGACGGTGCAGATGATGGATTGGACAGTTTGTGgaatgttgatgacatgtgGTTCttacagcagcagcagcaattCAACAGCAATGCTTAG
- the LOC105178859 gene encoding gibberellin 2-beta-dioxygenase 4, whose protein sequence is MVVGLRMEEKIRDDFQLPIIDLLSSKSNRSATSKQIVKACEEYGFFKVINHGVPHHIITQMEEEAHKFFSKPLSEKQRAGPANPYGYGCKNIGLKGDMGEVEYLLLQTNPHFITSLLHNSNKYISQDSNNFRCAVIGYVEAVRELACEVLDLIGEGLGGAYPPSSHFTGLIRDVESDCVLRLNHYPPCDDVRIGFGEHTDPQMLTLLRSNGVEGLEISLEEGVWVPVKPHPESAFCVNVGDVLKVMTNERFVSVKHRVVMKSYKARRSMAYFAAPPLDATITCNSHSHNNPNPNPIYRSFTWGEYKKATYSCRLGDVTARLNHFKMPLSPLPLPED, encoded by the exons ATGGTTGTGGGTTTGAGAATGGAGGAGAAAATAAGAGATGACTTTCAACTCCCCATAATAGACCTTCTCTCATCAAAATCAAACCGCTCAGCAACCTCAAAACAGATTGTCAAAGCTTGTGAAGAATACGGTTTCTTCAAAGTGATCAACCATGGCGTCCCACACCACATTATTACCCAGATGGAAGAAGAAGCCCACAAGTTTTTCTCCAAACCCCTGTCCGAGAAGCAGCGGGCGGGGCCCGCCAACCCATATGGTTATGGATGCAAGAACATAGGGTTGAAGGGTGACATGGGAGAAGTCGAATATCTTCTTCTCCAGACAAACCCTCATTTCATCACTTCTCTACTCCACAactctaataaatatatttctcaaGATTCAAACAACTTCAG GTGTGCAGTGATTGGTTATGTGGAAGCAGTTAGGGAGCTGGCATGTGAAGTACTGGATTTGATTGGAGAAGGGTTGGGTGGGGCATACCCACCCTCCTCCCACTTCACAGGGCTAATCAGGGACGTTGAGAGCGACTGTGTGCTGAGGCTAAATCACTACCCACCCTGCGATGATGTTAGGATTGGGTTTGGGGAGCACACAGACCCTCAGATGCTGACGCTGCTGAGATCCAACGGGGTAGAGGGACTTGAAATATCGTTGGAGGAAGGGGTGTGGGTCCCAGTGAAGCCACACCCAGAGTCAGCCTTCTGTGTCAACGTGGGTGACGTGTTGAAG GTAATGACTAATGAGAGGTTTGTGAGCGTAAAACACAGAGTGGTGATGAAGTCGTACAAGGCGAGAAGGTCAATGGCATACTTTGCAGCTCCACCATTGGATGCCACAATAACATGCAACTCCCACTCCCACAATaatccaaatccaaatccaatatATAGAAGCTTTACTTGGGGAGAGTACAAGAAGGCTACATATAGTTGTAGATTAGGGGATGTTACAGCCCGTCTTAATCATTTCAAAATGCCTCTAtcccctctccctctcccaGAGGATTAG